A DNA window from Arachis hypogaea cultivar Tifrunner chromosome 18, arahy.Tifrunner.gnm2.J5K5, whole genome shotgun sequence contains the following coding sequences:
- the LOC112770658 gene encoding cyclin-T1-3 isoform X4: MAGLLLGDASHHGTQQGGSQRYSQEKPEDGSRWYFSRKEIEENSPSKNDGIDLKKETYLRKSYCTFLQDLGMRLKVPQVTIATAIIFCHRFFLRQSHGKNDRRTIATVCMFLAGKVEETPRPLKDVILVSYEIIHKKDPAAVQRIKQKEVYEQQKELILLGERVVLATLGFDLNVHHPYKPLVEAIKKFKVAQNALAQVAWNFVNDGLRTSLCLQFKPHHIAAGAIFLAAKFLKVKLPSDGEKVWWQEFDVTPRQLEGWCPFFPVIMI, translated from the exons ATGGCTGGATTGTTGCTTGGTGATGCTTCTCATCATGGAACACAGCAAGGTGGTTCTCAAAGATACTCTCAAGAGAAACCAGAGGATGGCTCTCGCTGGTACTTTTCTAGGAAGGAGATTGAGGAAAATTCACCATCCAAAAACGATGGCATAGATTTAAAGAAAGAAACTTACCTACGCAAATCATACTGCACATTTCTGCAAGATTTAGGCATGAGACTTAAAGT ACCTCAGGTGACTATTGCAACAGCAATAATATTTTGTCATCGGTTCTTTCTTAGGCAGTCCCATGGAAAGAATGACAGAAGG ACAATTGCAACAGTGTGTATGTTTCTTGCTGGGAAAGTCGAAGAAACTCCTCGCCCACTAAAAGATGTAATTCTTGTTTCATATGAAATTATTCATAAGAAAGATCCAGCAGCTGTCCAGAGAATAAAACAAAAG GAAGTGTATGAACAGCAGAAAGAATTAATTTTACTTGGAGAGAGGGTTGTTCTTGCAActcttggttttgatcttaatGTGCACCATCCTTATAAACCTCTTGTTGAGGCAATTAAGAAATTCAAAGTTGCTCAAAATGCCCTTGCTCAAGTGGCATGGAATTTTGTAAACGATGG ACTTCGGACGTCTCTTTGCTTGCAATTTAAGCCCCATCACATTGCAGCTGGAGCAATATTCCTTGCGGCCAAGTTCCTCAAGGTGAAGTTGCCGTCAGATGGTGAGAAGGTCTGGTGGCAGGAGTTTGATGTCACCCCACGCCAATTGGAGGGTTGGTGTCCTTTTTTTCCAGTAATAATGATATAA
- the LOC112770658 gene encoding cyclin-T1-3 isoform X1 — translation MAGLLLGDASHHGTQQGGSQRYSQEKPEDGSRWYFSRKEIEENSPSKNDGIDLKKETYLRKSYCTFLQDLGMRLKVPQVTIATAIIFCHRFFLRQSHGKNDRRTIATVCMFLAGKVEETPRPLKDVILVSYEIIHKKDPAAVQRIKQKEVYEQQKELILLGERVVLATLGFDLNVHHPYKPLVEAIKKFKVAQNALAQVAWNFVNDGLRTSLCLQFKPHHIAAGAIFLAAKFLKVKLPSDGEKVWWQEFDVTPRQLEEVSNQMLELYEQNRMPPSNEVEGSTGGGVASRPTTKAPTSNDEPATTNSNSQTSRPESSKPVSSKPALDSFTSNHSGRPISNHGRNSDYGNSEMKHRMEDDAKGNQHPEWESLPYKENSHEGPDIGRSRSDNGEKDDHREGTFVRPPQDAIKKIDRDKVKAALEKRRKASSHITKKMDFMDDDDLIEKELEEGIELAPQSEKNKQERRQSWSKPSDRSDYDNMHGRHQDHADEHPHGTKGLSSSNEPDPSAVEEGEVSALDDMSLGLSPKSGNRKRKAGNSPRHNYGSGSHHNNRLDYMEDRNKVSRLSHTERDSKRHIQENHV, via the exons ATGGCTGGATTGTTGCTTGGTGATGCTTCTCATCATGGAACACAGCAAGGTGGTTCTCAAAGATACTCTCAAGAGAAACCAGAGGATGGCTCTCGCTGGTACTTTTCTAGGAAGGAGATTGAGGAAAATTCACCATCCAAAAACGATGGCATAGATTTAAAGAAAGAAACTTACCTACGCAAATCATACTGCACATTTCTGCAAGATTTAGGCATGAGACTTAAAGT ACCTCAGGTGACTATTGCAACAGCAATAATATTTTGTCATCGGTTCTTTCTTAGGCAGTCCCATGGAAAGAATGACAGAAGG ACAATTGCAACAGTGTGTATGTTTCTTGCTGGGAAAGTCGAAGAAACTCCTCGCCCACTAAAAGATGTAATTCTTGTTTCATATGAAATTATTCATAAGAAAGATCCAGCAGCTGTCCAGAGAATAAAACAAAAG GAAGTGTATGAACAGCAGAAAGAATTAATTTTACTTGGAGAGAGGGTTGTTCTTGCAActcttggttttgatcttaatGTGCACCATCCTTATAAACCTCTTGTTGAGGCAATTAAGAAATTCAAAGTTGCTCAAAATGCCCTTGCTCAAGTGGCATGGAATTTTGTAAACGATGG ACTTCGGACGTCTCTTTGCTTGCAATTTAAGCCCCATCACATTGCAGCTGGAGCAATATTCCTTGCGGCCAAGTTCCTCAAGGTGAAGTTGCCGTCAGATGGTGAGAAGGTCTGGTGGCAGGAGTTTGATGTCACCCCACGCCAATTGGAGG AAGTGAGTAATCAAATGTTGGAGTTATATGAACAAAATCGAATGCCACCTTCAAATGAAGTTGAAGGAAGTACAGGAGGTGGGGTTGCCAGTCGGCCCACCACAAAAGCTCCAACTAGCAATGATGAACCTGCAACCACAAATAGTAATTCCCAGACATCTAGACCTGAATCATCAAAGCCTGTGTCTTCAAAGCCTGCACTTGATTCTTTCACTTCGAATCACAGTGGACGACCCATCTCAAATCATGGTAGAAATAGTGATTATGGGAATTCAGAAATGAAGCACAGgatggaagatgatgccaaaggtAATCAACATCCCGAGTGGGAATCTCTACCGTATAAGGAAAATTCACATGAAGGTCCAGACATTGGAAGATCTCGATCAGATAATGGTGAGAAAGATGATCACAGAGAAGGTACATTTGTCCGGCCACCCCAGGAtgctataaaaaaaattgatagagACAAGGTAAAGGCTGCGTTAGAGAAGCGAAGGAAAGCATCCAGTCATATAACTAAGAAGATGGATTTCATGGATGATGATGATCTCATTGAGAAGGAACTGGAAGAGGGAATTGAGCTGGCTCCTCAGAGTGAGAAGAATAAGCAGGAAAGGAGGCAAAGCTGGTCTAAGCCCTCAGACAGATCAGACTATGACAATATGCATGGAAGGCATCAAGATCATGCCGATGAGCATCCTCATGGGACAAAGGGTCTGTCATCTTCAAACGAACCAGATCCAAGTGCTGTGGAAGAAGGCGAGGTGTCAGCACTTGATGACATGAGTTTAGGGCTGTCTCCCAAGTCGGGGAACCGTAAGAGGAAAGCAGGGAACTCACCACGGCATAATTATGGCTCTGGATCTCACCACAACAATCGTCTCGATTACATGGAAGATCGAAACAAGGTCAGTCGACTAAGCCATACTGAGAGGGATAGCAAAAGGCACATACAGGAAAACCATGTTTGA
- the LOC112770658 gene encoding cyclin-T1-3 isoform X2, producing MAGLLLGDASHHGTQQGGSQRYSQEKPEDGSRWYFSRKEIEENSPSKNDGIDLKKETYLRKSYCTFLQDLGMRLKVPQVTIATAIIFCHRFFLRQSHGKNDRRTIATVCMFLAGKVEETPRPLKDEVYEQQKELILLGERVVLATLGFDLNVHHPYKPLVEAIKKFKVAQNALAQVAWNFVNDGLRTSLCLQFKPHHIAAGAIFLAAKFLKVKLPSDGEKVWWQEFDVTPRQLEEVSNQMLELYEQNRMPPSNEVEGSTGGGVASRPTTKAPTSNDEPATTNSNSQTSRPESSKPVSSKPALDSFTSNHSGRPISNHGRNSDYGNSEMKHRMEDDAKGNQHPEWESLPYKENSHEGPDIGRSRSDNGEKDDHREGTFVRPPQDAIKKIDRDKVKAALEKRRKASSHITKKMDFMDDDDLIEKELEEGIELAPQSEKNKQERRQSWSKPSDRSDYDNMHGRHQDHADEHPHGTKGLSSSNEPDPSAVEEGEVSALDDMSLGLSPKSGNRKRKAGNSPRHNYGSGSHHNNRLDYMEDRNKVSRLSHTERDSKRHIQENHV from the exons ATGGCTGGATTGTTGCTTGGTGATGCTTCTCATCATGGAACACAGCAAGGTGGTTCTCAAAGATACTCTCAAGAGAAACCAGAGGATGGCTCTCGCTGGTACTTTTCTAGGAAGGAGATTGAGGAAAATTCACCATCCAAAAACGATGGCATAGATTTAAAGAAAGAAACTTACCTACGCAAATCATACTGCACATTTCTGCAAGATTTAGGCATGAGACTTAAAGT ACCTCAGGTGACTATTGCAACAGCAATAATATTTTGTCATCGGTTCTTTCTTAGGCAGTCCCATGGAAAGAATGACAGAAGG ACAATTGCAACAGTGTGTATGTTTCTTGCTGGGAAAGTCGAAGAAACTCCTCGCCCACTAAAAGAT GAAGTGTATGAACAGCAGAAAGAATTAATTTTACTTGGAGAGAGGGTTGTTCTTGCAActcttggttttgatcttaatGTGCACCATCCTTATAAACCTCTTGTTGAGGCAATTAAGAAATTCAAAGTTGCTCAAAATGCCCTTGCTCAAGTGGCATGGAATTTTGTAAACGATGG ACTTCGGACGTCTCTTTGCTTGCAATTTAAGCCCCATCACATTGCAGCTGGAGCAATATTCCTTGCGGCCAAGTTCCTCAAGGTGAAGTTGCCGTCAGATGGTGAGAAGGTCTGGTGGCAGGAGTTTGATGTCACCCCACGCCAATTGGAGG AAGTGAGTAATCAAATGTTGGAGTTATATGAACAAAATCGAATGCCACCTTCAAATGAAGTTGAAGGAAGTACAGGAGGTGGGGTTGCCAGTCGGCCCACCACAAAAGCTCCAACTAGCAATGATGAACCTGCAACCACAAATAGTAATTCCCAGACATCTAGACCTGAATCATCAAAGCCTGTGTCTTCAAAGCCTGCACTTGATTCTTTCACTTCGAATCACAGTGGACGACCCATCTCAAATCATGGTAGAAATAGTGATTATGGGAATTCAGAAATGAAGCACAGgatggaagatgatgccaaaggtAATCAACATCCCGAGTGGGAATCTCTACCGTATAAGGAAAATTCACATGAAGGTCCAGACATTGGAAGATCTCGATCAGATAATGGTGAGAAAGATGATCACAGAGAAGGTACATTTGTCCGGCCACCCCAGGAtgctataaaaaaaattgatagagACAAGGTAAAGGCTGCGTTAGAGAAGCGAAGGAAAGCATCCAGTCATATAACTAAGAAGATGGATTTCATGGATGATGATGATCTCATTGAGAAGGAACTGGAAGAGGGAATTGAGCTGGCTCCTCAGAGTGAGAAGAATAAGCAGGAAAGGAGGCAAAGCTGGTCTAAGCCCTCAGACAGATCAGACTATGACAATATGCATGGAAGGCATCAAGATCATGCCGATGAGCATCCTCATGGGACAAAGGGTCTGTCATCTTCAAACGAACCAGATCCAAGTGCTGTGGAAGAAGGCGAGGTGTCAGCACTTGATGACATGAGTTTAGGGCTGTCTCCCAAGTCGGGGAACCGTAAGAGGAAAGCAGGGAACTCACCACGGCATAATTATGGCTCTGGATCTCACCACAACAATCGTCTCGATTACATGGAAGATCGAAACAAGGTCAGTCGACTAAGCCATACTGAGAGGGATAGCAAAAGGCACATACAGGAAAACCATGTTTGA
- the LOC112770658 gene encoding cyclin-T1-3 isoform X3: protein MFLAGKVEETPRPLKDVILVSYEIIHKKDPAAVQRIKQKEVYEQQKELILLGERVVLATLGFDLNVHHPYKPLVEAIKKFKVAQNALAQVAWNFVNDGLRTSLCLQFKPHHIAAGAIFLAAKFLKVKLPSDGEKVWWQEFDVTPRQLEEVSNQMLELYEQNRMPPSNEVEGSTGGGVASRPTTKAPTSNDEPATTNSNSQTSRPESSKPVSSKPALDSFTSNHSGRPISNHGRNSDYGNSEMKHRMEDDAKGNQHPEWESLPYKENSHEGPDIGRSRSDNGEKDDHREGTFVRPPQDAIKKIDRDKVKAALEKRRKASSHITKKMDFMDDDDLIEKELEEGIELAPQSEKNKQERRQSWSKPSDRSDYDNMHGRHQDHADEHPHGTKGLSSSNEPDPSAVEEGEVSALDDMSLGLSPKSGNRKRKAGNSPRHNYGSGSHHNNRLDYMEDRNKVSRLSHTERDSKRHIQENHV from the exons ATGTTTCTTGCTGGGAAAGTCGAAGAAACTCCTCGCCCACTAAAAGATGTAATTCTTGTTTCATATGAAATTATTCATAAGAAAGATCCAGCAGCTGTCCAGAGAATAAAACAAAAG GAAGTGTATGAACAGCAGAAAGAATTAATTTTACTTGGAGAGAGGGTTGTTCTTGCAActcttggttttgatcttaatGTGCACCATCCTTATAAACCTCTTGTTGAGGCAATTAAGAAATTCAAAGTTGCTCAAAATGCCCTTGCTCAAGTGGCATGGAATTTTGTAAACGATGG ACTTCGGACGTCTCTTTGCTTGCAATTTAAGCCCCATCACATTGCAGCTGGAGCAATATTCCTTGCGGCCAAGTTCCTCAAGGTGAAGTTGCCGTCAGATGGTGAGAAGGTCTGGTGGCAGGAGTTTGATGTCACCCCACGCCAATTGGAGG AAGTGAGTAATCAAATGTTGGAGTTATATGAACAAAATCGAATGCCACCTTCAAATGAAGTTGAAGGAAGTACAGGAGGTGGGGTTGCCAGTCGGCCCACCACAAAAGCTCCAACTAGCAATGATGAACCTGCAACCACAAATAGTAATTCCCAGACATCTAGACCTGAATCATCAAAGCCTGTGTCTTCAAAGCCTGCACTTGATTCTTTCACTTCGAATCACAGTGGACGACCCATCTCAAATCATGGTAGAAATAGTGATTATGGGAATTCAGAAATGAAGCACAGgatggaagatgatgccaaaggtAATCAACATCCCGAGTGGGAATCTCTACCGTATAAGGAAAATTCACATGAAGGTCCAGACATTGGAAGATCTCGATCAGATAATGGTGAGAAAGATGATCACAGAGAAGGTACATTTGTCCGGCCACCCCAGGAtgctataaaaaaaattgatagagACAAGGTAAAGGCTGCGTTAGAGAAGCGAAGGAAAGCATCCAGTCATATAACTAAGAAGATGGATTTCATGGATGATGATGATCTCATTGAGAAGGAACTGGAAGAGGGAATTGAGCTGGCTCCTCAGAGTGAGAAGAATAAGCAGGAAAGGAGGCAAAGCTGGTCTAAGCCCTCAGACAGATCAGACTATGACAATATGCATGGAAGGCATCAAGATCATGCCGATGAGCATCCTCATGGGACAAAGGGTCTGTCATCTTCAAACGAACCAGATCCAAGTGCTGTGGAAGAAGGCGAGGTGTCAGCACTTGATGACATGAGTTTAGGGCTGTCTCCCAAGTCGGGGAACCGTAAGAGGAAAGCAGGGAACTCACCACGGCATAATTATGGCTCTGGATCTCACCACAACAATCGTCTCGATTACATGGAAGATCGAAACAAGGTCAGTCGACTAAGCCATACTGAGAGGGATAGCAAAAGGCACATACAGGAAAACCATGTTTGA